The following nucleotide sequence is from Pseudomonas sp. S09G 359.
ATAGCGCCCGCCCATGGACTGCGCCACGCGCCGCACCACGGCACTTTTGGCAGTGCCGGGCGGCCCGATGACCAGGATGTGCTCCTGGGCCACGGCAGCCAGCACGATCAGCTCGGCCAGTTGTTCACGCCCGACCAGGCCTTCGGTGGCCGCACGCACGGCTTGGCGAATTTGCGCGGCAGCGCTGTGCAACTGAGCAATCATGGGTGTCTTCCCTGAAACCAAAGCGGGGAATCTTGCCTGAGGCTAAGGTATTAGCAAAGTGTTGTTACACAGTCTTGATCAGGAGTCAGCCCATGCAGCTTGAAGGTTCCTGCCATTGCGGCGCCGTGACGTTCAGCCTCACCAGTACCCACCCCTACCCTTACCAGCGCTGTTACTGCTCGATCTGCCGCAAGACCCAAGGCGGCGGCGGTTATGCGATCAACCTGTCTGGCGACAGCAAGAGTTTGAAGGTGCGCGGGCGCAAACAGATTTCGATCTACCATGCCAAGCTCAAGCCGGCGGGCGCCAGCCGCGCTCACACCAGTACCGCCGAGCGCCACTTTTGCTCGCAATGCGGCTCTGCGCTGTGGCTGTTCAGCCCGGAATGGCCGGAGCTGATCCATCCGTTTGCCAGCGCCATCGACACGCCGTTGCCAGTGCCGCCGGAGCATACGCACCTGATGCTGGGGTCAAAGGCGCCGTGGGTCGAGGTCAGCCTGCGCAAGGGTGATTTGCAGTTCGATGAATACCCCGAAGAGTCGATTGCCCAGTGGCATGAGCGGTTGGGGCTGAGGCTTTAATGTAGCCTGCAATCTTTAACGCCTTTACTAGGGAGTGGTATGCGCAAGGATTACCTGGCGTTCTTCGTCTCGCTGTTTCTGTCACGCTTGGCGGACCAGATTCTGCTGTTTCTGGTGCCATTGATCGTGTTCCAAACCACCCAGAGCGTGGCCTGGGCGGGGCTGGCGTTCTTTGTCGAGTCACTGCCGCGCTTTCTTGCGTTCCCGGTGTGCGGGGCGTTGTGCGACAAGTTTTCGCCGGTGCGCATCCTGCATATCAGCCAGGTGTACCGGGCGCTGGCCTGTGCGGTGGCAGTTGCGCTGTACGCAGTGTTCGGGGGTATCTATTGGCTGGTAGGCCTGTCGGCACTCTGCGGGGTGTTGACCACCCAAGGCGTCATGGCCCGCGAAGTGTTGATGCCGCATATCTTCCCGCAGTACAGCTATGCCAAGACGCTGTCGTACTCGCAGATCGCCGATCAATCCGGCCTGGTGCTGGGGCCGCTGGTTGCCGCACTGATGCTCGAGGTGTGGGCCTGGCATTGGGTGGTACTGGGGGTTGCCGTTCTGTTCGGGCTGGCGGACCTGGCAATGCGCGCCTGGCAACGCAACACCACGGTGGCGTGGGAAAGCCACGCACAGCACCGGGATATCTGGGTGCAACCGTTGCGCATCGCATTCGGGCATATCCGCAACCTGGCAGGGCTCAAACGCCTGATTACGCTGACGGTGGGCGTGAACCTGATCATCGGCGTCACCCTGGCCACCTCCGCCGCCATGGTCACCGGCCAATTTGCCGCCGGCAAGGATGCCTACGCACTGTTGCAAGCCGCGGGCGCGCTGGTGACTATCGCGATTCTGTTTTACCTGGCGCGCGCGACATTGCCGCTGAAGATCCTCGGCACCGTATCCTACGGGCTGATCGCCGTCGGCGCGTTGATCACAGCGCTGAGCCCCAACCTGTGGGCGTATTCAGTCGGTTTCCTGCTGGTGATCGGCTTCGACAAGATGTACAGCGTGTATATGCGCAGCGTCCGGCAAAAGGTCATCCCGGTGCAGGACTTCGGCAAGACGGTGGGCGTGATCACGTTGCTCAACAACCTGCCTCAACCCTTGGCAGGCCTGGCGGTTGCGCTATGGGCTGGGCCCTTGGGCACGCAAACGGTGATCCTGGTACTGGCCGGGATCACCACATTGCTCGGGGTGGCGGTGGCCTCAGGCTGGCACGCCACTGTGAAAGCGGAACTCGATGTCGGGTGATTCGATCAGTTCCTGCTCGGCCGCCCGCACCCGCTCGATCACCTGGGCGATGTCCTTGGCGTCGCCGTACTGGTAGGCCAGCTTCAAATAACCCTGAAAGTGCCGCGCCTCGCTTTTCAGCAAGCCGAAGTAGAACTTGCCGAGTTCTTCGTCCAAATGCGGCACCAGCGCTTCGAAACGTTCGCAACTGCGCGCTTCGATAAATGCGCCGACCACCAGGGTGTCCACCAGCTTGACCGGTTCATGGCTGCGCACCACCTTGCGCAGACCCGAGGCGTAGCGCCCGGCGTGCAACTGCCGCAACTCGACCTTGCGCTTTTTAATCAGGCGCATCACCTGTTCGTGGTGCACGAGTTCTTCGCGGGCCAGGCGCGACATCATATTGATCAGGTCAACATGCGCATGGTACTTGGCGATCAGGCTCAGAGCGGTGCTGGCGGCCTTGAATTCGCAGTTCTTGTGGTCGATCAGCAGGGTGTCCTGATCGGCCAGCGCAGCCTGGACCCAGGCGTCGGGGGTACGGCAGCCGAGGAATTCGTGGATTTCGGGCAGGTTCATCGGGCTCACGGGCAAAAGGATCACAAAAGGCCGGCGATTATACCGACCGCGCCGCAGACCACCAGCCACTGGCCTTGATGTGTATCAACATGACGGCTGCGTGGCAGCAACTATAGTTATTCCACGCCCACCCTTTTGGAGATCCCGCTCATGCAAGCCATCCGCAGCATCCTCGTGGTGATCGAACCCGAACATTCGGAAAGCCTGGCGCTCAAGCGCGCCAAACTGATCGCCGGGGTCACCGGCGCGCACTTGCATTTGCTGGTCTGCGACAAGAAACATGAGCATTCGGCGCTGTTGACCCTGCTCAAGTCAGGCCTGCAGGAGGATGGCTACAGCGTGACCACCGAACAGGCGTGGAATGCCAGCCTGCATGAAACCATCATCGACGTGCAGCAGGCCGAAGGGTGTGGCCTGGTGATCAAGCAGCATTTCCCCGACAGCCCGCTGAAAAAAGCCCTGCTGACCCCGGCGGACTGGAAACTGCTGCGCTATTGCCCCACCGCCGTGCTGCTGGTCAAGACCGCTACCCCGTGGTCTGGCGGGGTCATTCTGGCGGCCATCGACGTGGGCAATACCGACGGTGAGCATCGGGCCTTGCACAATTCAATCATCGACCACGGCTTCGACATCGCCAGCCTGGCCAAGGCGCAGTTGCATGTGATCAGCGCCCACCCGTCGCCCATGCTGTCGGCCGCCGACCCGACCTTCCAGCTCAAGGAAACCATCGCGGCGCGTTATCGCGAACAGTGCCAGGCGTTCCAGGCGGAATTCGACGTGGATGACAAGCACCTGCATATCGAGGAAGGTCCGGCGGACGTGTTGATCCCGCATCTGGTGCACACACTGCAGGCGGCGGTGACGATTATCGGCACCGTCGGGCGCACCGGAGTGTCCGGCGCGTTGATCGGCAATACCGCGGAAGTGATATTGGATGCGGTGGAAAGCGATGTGCTGGTGCTCAAGCCTGAGACGCTGATGGATCATCTGGAAGAGCTGGCGACCAAGGCCTGACGCAGCCCTTTTCAGCCAACGCCGATCAAATGTGGGAGGGGCGGTGCGACGATTCGACTTGCCCCCGATGGCAGTGGATCAGCAAACTAATTCATCGACTGATACACCGCTATCGGGGGCAAGCCCCCTCCCACATTTAAATGATTAGTGTCAGGTAGATAGCGCATCTTTCAAGAATCCAGGTGCGATATACCGCTGGTAATGCGCCTCGGACAGGATAAAAAACTCGCGATCAATCGCATCACGCAAATCCGGCAGGTTCCAGTCACGAAATTCCGGCAGCAGCACCATGCCATAGGCCTCCAGATTGGAAATCACCCGCGCACCCCGGGCGATCAACTGGTAGGCCCAGCAATACTCGGACTGGTGCGGCACGAAGCGGATCTTGCGCTGCTCCAGCTGGCCGCGCAGGGTCTTGGGGTCGAAGATTTCCAGTTTGCCGGCCATCACCTGCACCAACAGTTGCTCCAAACGCAGCCATACCGCACGTTTTTCTTCTTCGTTATAGCCGTTCCACAGGATCACTTCGTGGTGGAAACGCTTGCAGCCACGGCACACCAGATCGCCGTAAACCGTGGAACACAGGCCGACGCAGGGGGTCTTGATGGTTTGGTTGGACATGGGTAGCAACACGCAAATTAGCGAAACAGTGCGCCATGTTAGCCCTTTGTCTAAGCTGGATCACCCAGCAAACTTGGTTAGGCAACTTACCTTTAGAATTTTTTTGCCGTAGAATCATCCGGCCTTGTAAGGCGCCAATAATCCGCTGGAAGCTGTTTTCAAAGCGTCACGAGCACAGTCGTTCCTTCAGAACGGTGTTGGCGATGGTTATTACCCGGTAGGTCAATAGCCAGCGCCAACCCTCATCAGCCCCGTTCTGCAGGCGTAAAACTTTGAAAGCAGCTTCTGTGAGGAATGCCGGCAGCGCTGGCTTTGCGGCCCAAAAAGCCCCCGAGCGCATGCGTGCCGTTCATTTCTGGATGAGCGTCCCGTGGGACCACTGATGAGGGTAATAACTGTGCTTGAAGCCTACCGCAAACATATCGAAGAGCGTGCAGCCCTGGGTATTGTTCCCCAGCCGCTTAATGCCGAACAAACCGCAGGCCTGGTCGAGCTGCTGAAAAATCCTCCGGCTGGCGAAGAAGAATTCCTCGTTGACCTGATCACCAACCGCATTCCACCAGGTGTTGACGAAGCTGCCTACGTCAAGGCCGGTTTCCTGTCTGCCCTGGCCAAGGGCGAAGCCACTTCCCCCCTGATCAGCAAGAAACGCGCTGTTGAACTGCTTGGCACCATGCAAGGCGGCTACAACATCGTGACGTTGGTCGAGCTGCTGGACGACGCCGAGCTGGCGCCTGTCGCCGCCGCCCAACTCAAGCACACCCTGCTGATGTTCGACGCGTTCCACGACGTGGCCGAAAAAGCCAAGAACGGCAACGAGCACGCCAAAGGCGTGATCCAGTCCTGGGCTGACGGCGAATGGTTCCGTAACCGCCCAACCCTGGCCGACAAGATCAGCCTGCGCGTGTTCAAGGTTACCGGCGAAACCAACACCGACGACCTGTCCCCTGCCCCGGACGCCTGGTCCCGCCCTGACATCCCGCTGCACGCCCTGGCCATGCTGAAAATGGCTCGTGAAGGCATCGTGCCGGACGAGCAAGGCAAGACCGGCCCGATGAAGCAGATCGAAGAGATGCGCGGCCAAGGCTTCCCGATCGCCTACGTCGGTGACGTGGTCGGTACGGGTTCGTCGCGTAAATCGGCAACCAACTCGGTACTGTGGTTCTTCGGCGACGACGTCCCTTACGTGCCGAACAAGCGCGCTGGCGGCTTCTGCTTCGGCAGCAAGATCGCTCCAATCTTCTACAACACCATGGAAGATGCTGGCGCACTGCCAATCGAATTCGACGTCACCAACATGAACATGGGCGACGTGATCGACCTGTACCCGCATGCTGGCAAAGTCTGCAAACACGGCACCGATGAAGTCCTGACCACCTTCGAAATGAAGACCCCGGTGCTGTTGGACGAAGTCCGCGCCGGCGGCCGTATCCCGCTGATCATCGGTCGCGGCCTGACCGACAAGGCCCGTGCCGAACTGGGCCTGGGCCCTACCGACCTGTTCAAGCTGCCTGAAGCACCTGTCGACACCGGCAAAGGCTTCACCCTGGCACAGAAAATGGTTGGCCGTGCATGTGGCCTGGCAGAAGGCAAAGGCGTTCGTCCTGGCACCTACTGCGAACCGAAGATGACCACCGTGGGCTCCCAGGACACCACCGGTCCGATGACCCGTGACGAACTGAAAGACCTGGCGTGCCTGGGCTTCTCGACCGATCTGGTCATGCAGTCCTTCTGCCACACCGCGGCGTACCCTAAGCCGATCGACGTGACCACCCACCACACCCTGCCTGACTTCATCATGACCCGTGGCGGTGTATCGCTGCGTCCTGGCGACGGCATCATCCACAGCTGGCTGAACCGCATGCTGCTGCCGGATACCGTGGGTACCGGTGGTGACTCCCACACCCGTTTCCCGATGGGCATCTCGTTCCCGGCCGGTTCCGGCCTGGTGGCGTTCGCCGCAGCCACTGGCGTAATGCCACTGGACATGCCGGAATCGATCCTGGTGCGCTTCAAAGGCAAAATGAAACCTGGCATCACCCTGCGTGACCTGGTTCATGCCATTCCTTACTACGCGATCCAGGCTGGCCTGCTGACCGTAGAGAAGAAAGGCAAGAAAAACGCCTTCTCCGGCCGCATCCTGGAAATCGAAGGCCTGAACGACCTGACGCTGGAACAGGCTTTCGAGCTGTCCGACGCCTCGGCTGAACGTTCGGCTGCCGGTTGCACCATCAAGCTGTCGAAAGATTCCGTAACCGAGTACCTGAACTCCAACATCACCCTGCTGCGCTGGATGATCGGCGAAGGCTACGGCGATGCACGTACCCTGGAACGTCGTGCCCAAGCGATGGAAG
It contains:
- a CDS encoding GFA family protein → MQLEGSCHCGAVTFSLTSTHPYPYQRCYCSICRKTQGGGGYAINLSGDSKSLKVRGRKQISIYHAKLKPAGASRAHTSTAERHFCSQCGSALWLFSPEWPELIHPFASAIDTPLPVPPEHTHLMLGSKAPWVEVSLRKGDLQFDEYPEESIAQWHERLGLRL
- a CDS encoding tRNA-(ms[2]io[6]A)-hydroxylase; translation: MNLPEIHEFLGCRTPDAWVQAALADQDTLLIDHKNCEFKAASTALSLIAKYHAHVDLINMMSRLAREELVHHEQVMRLIKKRKVELRQLHAGRYASGLRKVVRSHEPVKLVDTLVVGAFIEARSCERFEALVPHLDEELGKFYFGLLKSEARHFQGYLKLAYQYGDAKDIAQVIERVRAAEQELIESPDIEFRFHSGVPA
- the acnB gene encoding bifunctional aconitate hydratase 2/2-methylisocitrate dehydratase, with the protein product MLEAYRKHIEERAALGIVPQPLNAEQTAGLVELLKNPPAGEEEFLVDLITNRIPPGVDEAAYVKAGFLSALAKGEATSPLISKKRAVELLGTMQGGYNIVTLVELLDDAELAPVAAAQLKHTLLMFDAFHDVAEKAKNGNEHAKGVIQSWADGEWFRNRPTLADKISLRVFKVTGETNTDDLSPAPDAWSRPDIPLHALAMLKMAREGIVPDEQGKTGPMKQIEEMRGQGFPIAYVGDVVGTGSSRKSATNSVLWFFGDDVPYVPNKRAGGFCFGSKIAPIFYNTMEDAGALPIEFDVTNMNMGDVIDLYPHAGKVCKHGTDEVLTTFEMKTPVLLDEVRAGGRIPLIIGRGLTDKARAELGLGPTDLFKLPEAPVDTGKGFTLAQKMVGRACGLAEGKGVRPGTYCEPKMTTVGSQDTTGPMTRDELKDLACLGFSTDLVMQSFCHTAAYPKPIDVTTHHTLPDFIMTRGGVSLRPGDGIIHSWLNRMLLPDTVGTGGDSHTRFPMGISFPAGSGLVAFAAATGVMPLDMPESILVRFKGKMKPGITLRDLVHAIPYYAIQAGLLTVEKKGKKNAFSGRILEIEGLNDLTLEQAFELSDASAERSAAGCTIKLSKDSVTEYLNSNITLLRWMIGEGYGDARTLERRAQAMEAWVANPELMEADADAEYAEIIEIDLSEINEPILCAPNDPDDARLLSSVAGEKIDEVFIGSCMTNIGHFRAAGKLLEQVKGQLPTRLWLSPPTKMDAHQLTEEGYYGIYGKAGARMEMPGCSLCMGNQARVEPNSTVVSTSTRNFPNRLGDGANVYLASAELAAVASTLGRLPTVEEYMGYAAKLDTMASDVYRYLNFDQIAEFRKIAASANIPVIQA
- a CDS encoding universal stress protein codes for the protein MQAIRSILVVIEPEHSESLALKRAKLIAGVTGAHLHLLVCDKKHEHSALLTLLKSGLQEDGYSVTTEQAWNASLHETIIDVQQAEGCGLVIKQHFPDSPLKKALLTPADWKLLRYCPTAVLLVKTATPWSGGVILAAIDVGNTDGEHRALHNSIIDHGFDIASLAKAQLHVISAHPSPMLSAADPTFQLKETIAARYREQCQAFQAEFDVDDKHLHIEEGPADVLIPHLVHTLQAAVTIIGTVGRTGVSGALIGNTAEVILDAVESDVLVLKPETLMDHLEELATKA
- a CDS encoding DUF1289 domain-containing protein, which encodes MSNQTIKTPCVGLCSTVYGDLVCRGCKRFHHEVILWNGYNEEEKRAVWLRLEQLLVQVMAGKLEIFDPKTLRGQLEQRKIRFVPHQSEYCWAYQLIARGARVISNLEAYGMVLLPEFRDWNLPDLRDAIDREFFILSEAHYQRYIAPGFLKDALST
- a CDS encoding MFS transporter codes for the protein MRKDYLAFFVSLFLSRLADQILLFLVPLIVFQTTQSVAWAGLAFFVESLPRFLAFPVCGALCDKFSPVRILHISQVYRALACAVAVALYAVFGGIYWLVGLSALCGVLTTQGVMAREVLMPHIFPQYSYAKTLSYSQIADQSGLVLGPLVAALMLEVWAWHWVVLGVAVLFGLADLAMRAWQRNTTVAWESHAQHRDIWVQPLRIAFGHIRNLAGLKRLITLTVGVNLIIGVTLATSAAMVTGQFAAGKDAYALLQAAGALVTIAILFYLARATLPLKILGTVSYGLIAVGALITALSPNLWAYSVGFLLVIGFDKMYSVYMRSVRQKVIPVQDFGKTVGVITLLNNLPQPLAGLAVALWAGPLGTQTVILVLAGITTLLGVAVASGWHATVKAELDVG